GCACGAGCAATTGCTGATCCTGCGCAGCGTGATCGCCGGGCGCAAATTGCTGAGCGGGTCGAAGCGCCTGGCCATGCGTCTGACGAGTTTTGTGTTTCAACGCCCGCGGCTGTATGCGTTCCTGGGGGGCGTCGGCCGCCGGGTGATGTCGATCATGCCGCGCTGGCTGGTCTACAACCGGTTCAATCCTTGGGGGCGACAGCGCGAAATGCCGCCGACGCCGCGCCAGAGCTTTCGCGAGCTTTATCGCCAACGGCGCGGGAAGGATCGCGCATGACCGGGCGAGAAAACACGAATAGCCGTGATACGATCCTCGGTGCCGTGCGCGCCCGCCGGCGCGAACCCGTCGAACTGCCCACCGTCGCGGGCAGTTGGACCACCTACGCCGATCCGGCCCGGCAGTTCTGCGACGCGCTGGCCGGCGTCGGCGGGCAGGCGGTTTCGGTCGTCGACGCGTCGCAACTGGATGACGCGATCCGCGCGATCGGACCCATGCAAGACGCCAAGAAGATCATCTGCCGCGTGCCCGGTATGGCGCTGGGCAACGTAGAACTCGATACGCTCGATCTGCCGGCTCACGTGCATGACATCGACGTGGCGATCTTGCCAGGCATGTTTGGCGTGGCCGAGAACGCCGCCGTTTGGGTGACCGACGCCGGCATCAAGCATCGCGTGGTTTACTTCTTGCCGCAACATCTGGTGCTGGTCGTGCCGCGCGCGGAGATCGTCAATCACCTGCACGAAGCGTACGCGCGGCTCCAATTTCCCGGCGCAGGCTACGGGCTGTTTATCTCGGGGCCGTCCAAGACAGCCGACATTGAACAGTCGCTAGTCATCGGCGCGCACGGTCCCCGGTCGTTGACCGTGGTGCTGGTCGGCGCGTACGATACGAGTTCAGCCACGGCGAGCGCGGCCTCGGCCCAGCCGATCGACCCCCGCTTCACCGGATACTGAAAAAGAACCCTTCTCCCTCGGGGAGAAGGTGGCGGCGCTAGCCGCCGGATGAGGGTCACGCGTCAATTGTGCGCGACGTGACGACTCTCCCCCCTGCTATTCAGCCAGAGTTTTGTTCGCCCTAGGGAGTCATTCGATGGATCGCGAGTTGTCTGATCGTTCCGAGCGGATTCGCCAGCGGCTAATGCAGTTGCGAGGCTCTCTTTGACCTGGCCACGAAGCAAGCCCGGCTGGCGGCGATCGAACAGGAAATCTCCGCGCCCGAATTCTGGGACAGCCCGCAAAAGTCGCAAGCGGTGATGAGCGAGCGGAAATCGCTGTCGCTGTTGGTCAAGCCGGTGGTCGAGCTGGAAAAGTCGCTCGATGACGTCGGCGCTATGCTGGAAATGGGGTCGGACGACGCCACGTTCAACGACGAAGCTCGCGCCGAGCTGATCCGGTTGGAACCGCTGGTCGACGATATCGAGACCAAGGCCTTGCTCAACGGCCCGCACGACGCGGCCGGCGCGCTCGTGTCGATCAACTCGCGCGACGGTGGCGTCGATGCCTCGGACTGGGCCGAGATGCTGCTGCGAATGTACATCATGTGGGCCGAGAAGAACGGCTACGACGTCGAAGTCCTCGATCGGCAAGACAACGAAGAAGCCGGCATCTCGAGCGCCACGATCGCCGTCCGCGGGCCAATGGCCTATGGCTACTTGAAAGGCGAGACGGGCATGCACCGGCTGGTCCGCATCAGCCCGTTCAACGCCGAAGGAAAACGCCAGACGAGCTTTGCCGCGGTCGACGTCTCGCCCGAGGTCAACGACGACGTGCAGATCGAACTCCGCGACGAGGATATTCGCGAAGACGTGTTCCGCGCCAGCGGGGCCGGCGGCCAGCACGTCAATAAAACGTCGAGCGCCATTCGTCTGACCCACCTTCCCACCGGCATCGTGGTGAGTTGCCAGAACGAGCGAAGCCAGCACAAGAATCGCGCCCTGGCGATCAAGATGCTGAAAGCGCGGTTGGCCCGGGCCGAGGAAGAAAAGCGCGAAGCGGCGCAAGCGGCCAAGTACCAGTCGCAGGCCAAGACCGGATTCGGCTCGCAGATTCGCAACTACTTCTTGCACCCGGACCAGCGGGTCAAGGACTCGCGAACCGGTCACCTGGTCGGCAACTTTCAAAGCGTGCTGGACGGCAACGCCCTGCAAGGGTTTTTGGACGCATTTCTGCGCTGGCGCGTCGGGCAAGGGCCGGCGGTGGTAGATAACGACGAATAGGCTTGCGCGCTTTCTCAGATTGACGCTCGCATCGAATGACCAATGACCAAATCCCAATGACCAATGCCGGCGTACGTGATGCCGATCTCAATCGCATTGTCGCTGGGCGGTTGATTGTCGAGTTCGTGCGGCAGGCCGATCGAGTGGGGCATCGATTGCTATATCAAGTCGCGGCCGATTGGGTCGTGCCGGTGTTCCAATCGATCGAAGGTTCGCCCGACGAGCGCTGGCCCGCCAGCCCGGCGTTGCAACATTTGCACTTCGAGACACAAGCCGGCCGGCGCGTGGCGCTGTTGGTCGGCATGGCCGGCCGCAGCCACTGGTCGGCGAGCGTGTCGACCGACGAGGCTGGCGAGGCGTTGATCTTTGACATCGCCTGCCGGCTGCACAGCCCGGCCGAGCGCTTGGGAAGCGAGTACCGCGCGGCAACGTGGCCTGCGGACGTCCCGCGCCCGGCGCTCGAATGGTCGCTGGACCACGCCCGCGGCGCGACATTCGCCTGGCAAACCGGTGGCGATTTGCAGCAACTCTGTGCAAGCGAGATTGCGGCCCCGGTGACAACCATCTGCTGGCGCTACACGATTCGCGAAGCATACCCTTGCTAACGGTCGGCGCAAAACCCTTCTCCCTCTGGGAGAAGGTGGTGAGCGTAGCGAACCGGATGAGGGTCACGTATCAATCGCGTGCGGCATCGCGAAGACAACAGCAACGGGGACCCTCATCCGCCCTTCGGGCACCTTCTCCCGGAGGGAGAAGGGTTGCTTCAACCTCGCGCGTCAGCGCTATCCGTCAGCGCGGTGCATACCAAAAAACTTGCGCCACGCCTCAAGCCAGCCAGCTGTCCAGGTTCTCGCGCACGAAGTTGTCGTCGACAAGATGTGGATACGCGCGGCAGACGCGATCGATCTCGTCGGCCTGTCCCGGGCTCAACTGCTCGTGCTCGTCCAGGCACCAGACCCCTGCGAGCAACCCTTGCCGCCGCAGCGCTTCATGGACGCCGGGAATGCAGCCCACGAAGGCGTTGGCTGCGTCGAAGATGGCCGCGTTCATGTCGGTCACCTCGGCGGCCCGGGTGAGCCACTTCTGGGCCAGTGGCCCGTCGCCGGCCACCGCCGCGTGGCATTGTTCCAACAGCTCGACCGCGCGGCGCGTCCAGACCGCCCAATGACCCAGCAGGCCGCCGACGATCCGCCTCTCGCGCGCTTGGCCGTTGTGCATGAACCGGAATGGTGTCAACAGATCGACGACAATGTTGTCGTCGTTGCCGGTGTACAGGGCGATGTCGTCGCGGCCCGATTCGGTGACGGCGCGGATCACGTCGAGCGTCTTGTACCGATCGAAGGCGGCGATCTTGATCGCCACCACGTTTTCGATTTCGGCGAACCGCCGCCAGAACGAATACGGGAGCACGCACCCGCCGATGGTGGGCTGTAAGTAGAAGCCAATGACGGGAATCGCCTCGGCCACCGCCCGGCAGTGTGCGACCAGCTCGTCCTCGCTGGCCTTGGCCAGGGCCGACAGACTCAGCAGCGCCGCATCGTAGCCCAGCTCGCGCGCCGTGCTGGCTTCGGCGACGGCTTGCCTGGTTGCGCCACAAACGCCCGCTACGCGGACGAGCGGTCGACCCGCCGCGGCG
The nucleotide sequence above comes from Planctomycetota bacterium. Encoded proteins:
- a CDS encoding LUD domain-containing protein, coding for MQDAKKIICRVPGMALGNVELDTLDLPAHVHDIDVAILPGMFGVAENAAVWVTDAGIKHRVVYFLPQHLVLVVPRAEIVNHLHEAYARLQFPGAGYGLFISGPSKTADIEQSLVIGAHGPRSLTVVLVGAYDTSSATASAASAQPIDPRFTGY
- the prfB gene encoding peptide chain release factor 2, with product MATKQARLAAIEQEISAPEFWDSPQKSQAVMSERKSLSLLVKPVVELEKSLDDVGAMLEMGSDDATFNDEARAELIRLEPLVDDIETKALLNGPHDAAGALVSINSRDGGVDASDWAEMLLRMYIMWAEKNGYDVEVLDRQDNEEAGISSATIAVRGPMAYGYLKGETGMHRLVRISPFNAEGKRQTSFAAVDVSPEVNDDVQIELRDEDIREDVFRASGAGGQHVNKTSSAIRLTHLPTGIVVSCQNERSQHKNRALAIKMLKARLARAEEEKREAAQAAKYQSQAKTGFGSQIRNYFLHPDQRVKDSRTGHLVGNFQSVLDGNALQGFLDAFLRWRVGQGPAVVDNDE
- a CDS encoding dihydrodipicolinate synthase family protein, with the protein product MTSSDLRTRLLQGIVIPASPLALTAERRWDERRQRALVRYYAAAGVGGLAVGVHTTQFAIREPRYGLYEPVLRLAAEELSRAAAGRPLVRVAGVCGATRQAVAEASTARELGYDAALLSLSALAKASEDELVAHCRAVAEAIPVIGFYLQPTIGGCVLPYSFWRRFAEIENVVAIKIAAFDRYKTLDVIRAVTESGRDDIALYTGNDDNIVVDLLTPFRFMHNGQARERRIVGGLLGHWAVWTRRAVELLEQCHAAVAGDGPLAQKWLTRAAEVTDMNAAIFDAANAFVGCIPGVHEALRRQGLLAGVWCLDEHEQLSPGQADEIDRVCRAYPHLVDDNFVRENLDSWLA